From the genome of Desulfovibrio gilichinskyi, one region includes:
- a CDS encoding NAD(P)/FAD-dependent oxidoreductase yields MNNDINTEFDVIILGAGASGLYCAMHAAKRGKRVLVLDHAGKAARKLRVTGGGKCNFTNLNVEPENYLGANPHFCKSALARHNQWDFIEFITEAGIAYEDRNEGELFTLDGAGQIAGLLVSKCHRLGVETLLDRNIDLVEGRGPFTVTTGVEIFEAPSLVVALGSPTWPSVGATTLGYNIADQYAHRIIYPHPGLVPLMIGGPNGKICEELSGNSLPVRISCEGVSFTGDMLFTHKGISGPAALQISSYWRKGSSIDIDLLPGQNFGDVLEDFRTENIALHSFMARYFTRKLVDVLLAGEDGETPVSQLTKERRLALSERIHCWTLKPEGTEGYAKAEVVVGGVDTNQVSSKTMESRKVPGLYFIGEVLDVTGWLGGYNLQWAWSSAFAAAQYV; encoded by the coding sequence ATGAACAACGATATTAACACTGAATTTGACGTAATTATTTTAGGTGCGGGCGCATCCGGTCTTTACTGTGCCATGCATGCTGCCAAACGTGGCAAACGTGTGCTGGTTCTGGACCATGCGGGTAAGGCTGCCCGTAAGCTCCGGGTTACCGGCGGCGGAAAATGTAACTTTACCAATTTGAATGTCGAGCCTGAGAATTACCTCGGTGCTAACCCTCATTTTTGTAAATCTGCGCTGGCCCGTCATAACCAGTGGGACTTTATAGAATTTATTACCGAAGCGGGTATTGCTTACGAAGATCGCAACGAAGGTGAGCTTTTCACTTTGGACGGTGCAGGGCAGATTGCCGGACTTCTGGTTTCTAAATGCCATCGCTTAGGCGTTGAAACTTTGCTCGACCGCAACATTGACTTAGTTGAAGGGCGTGGTCCTTTCACCGTGACAACAGGCGTAGAAATATTTGAAGCTCCTTCGCTGGTGGTTGCTCTCGGTTCACCTACTTGGCCTTCGGTCGGAGCGACAACTCTCGGCTATAATATTGCCGACCAGTACGCACACCGCATTATTTATCCTCACCCCGGTCTTGTTCCGCTCATGATCGGCGGCCCTAACGGTAAAATATGTGAAGAGCTTAGCGGTAATTCACTGCCTGTGCGTATTAGTTGCGAAGGTGTTAGTTTCACTGGTGACATGCTCTTTACTCACAAAGGTATTTCCGGTCCTGCTGCGCTTCAGATTTCATCCTACTGGCGCAAAGGTTCCAGCATTGATATCGATCTTCTGCCCGGTCAGAATTTCGGGGATGTGCTTGAAGATTTCCGCACTGAAAATATTGCATTGCATTCTTTTATGGCTAGATATTTCACCCGCAAACTGGTGGATGTTTTACTGGCAGGTGAAGATGGCGAAACTCCGGTAAGTCAGCTTACCAAAGAACGTCGCCTTGCTTTGTCCGAGCGGATTCATTGCTGGACATTAAAGCCTGAAGGAACTGAAGGATACGCTAAAGCTGAGGTTGTTGTCGGCGGAGTAGATACTAATCAGGTGTCATCCAAGACAATGGAATCGCGCAAAGTGCCGGGACTTTATTTTATAGGCGAAGTTCTGGATGTAACAGGCTGGCTCGGCGGATATAATTTGCAATGGGCATGGTCATCTGCTTTTGCCGCCGCTCAGTATGTTTAG